One segment of Capnocytophaga sp. oral taxon 878 DNA contains the following:
- a CDS encoding 6-bladed beta-propeller — MKLFFMHRYFTYIIVFLFLVACDNNTPEEVRFTEQQIESLHLSGTQVLEPQTDSIIHINLTPFLGKREFDFGNIVKEVKIVPLETTKNSLLDGIYKVITTDEYIYIMDNFKGKSLIIFTKEGKFIKRLSHGQGPGELQRLYDIDYDFQTNELIAYQHSFFLFFDKEGNFLRQERLPINFDNFISLDNGYILRTAPVQGNTHLDDKEGYTFLFTDKIFTLKSVAVYQPKDIKAMSAHTYLYKNDSLITLAGRYSDSIYKYDAKKNKLYTEFVLDYDKKLPKKYLYGENFRVFQEVTKNNDYYFNIGEYFETFSQNVFFLWNNYINLQTIVYRDKKTGNMIGGTSAMLNLEEVPAFNFPIGVDKNYFVSVYNPYINRYEKLKNSKLISEADKEKIKQFKDDDNPMLVYFTLKEF; from the coding sequence ATGAAATTATTTTTTATGCATAGATATTTTACTTATATAATTGTTTTTTTGTTTTTAGTAGCCTGCGATAATAACACTCCTGAAGAGGTTCGTTTTACTGAGCAACAGATTGAATCTCTTCATTTATCAGGAACACAAGTATTGGAGCCGCAGACAGATAGTATTATCCATATTAACCTTACTCCTTTTTTAGGTAAAAGAGAATTTGATTTTGGTAATATTGTAAAAGAAGTGAAAATTGTTCCGTTAGAGACTACTAAAAATAGTTTATTAGATGGTATTTACAAAGTGATTACAACTGATGAATATATCTATATAATGGACAATTTTAAAGGAAAAAGTCTTATTATTTTCACCAAAGAAGGTAAGTTTATAAAACGACTTTCACACGGGCAAGGACCTGGAGAGTTGCAACGTCTTTATGATATAGACTATGACTTTCAAACTAATGAACTTATTGCTTATCAGCATTCTTTTTTTCTTTTCTTTGATAAAGAAGGGAATTTTCTTCGTCAGGAACGATTACCGATAAATTTTGATAATTTTATATCACTTGACAATGGTTATATACTTAGAACAGCTCCCGTACAAGGTAATACACACTTAGACGATAAGGAAGGGTATACTTTTTTATTTACTGATAAGATTTTCACCTTAAAATCAGTTGCTGTGTATCAGCCAAAAGATATAAAAGCTATGTCAGCTCACACTTATTTGTACAAAAATGATAGTTTGATAACCTTAGCTGGTAGGTATTCTGATAGTATTTATAAGTATGATGCTAAAAAAAATAAACTATATACAGAGTTTGTTTTAGATTATGACAAAAAACTTCCTAAAAAATATCTTTATGGAGAAAATTTTCGTGTTTTTCAAGAAGTAACAAAAAATAATGATTACTATTTTAATATAGGGGAGTATTTTGAGACTTTCTCACAGAATGTTTTCTTTTTATGGAATAATTATATCAATCTTCAAACTATAGTGTACCGAGATAAAAAAACAGGTAATATGATAGGTGGTACTTCTGCGATGTTAAATTTGGAAGAAGTTCCTGCTTTCAATTTTCCAATAGGGGTAGATAAAAATTACTTTGTTTCAGTATACAATCCTTACATTAATAGGTATGAAAAATTAAAGAATAGCAAACTCATTTCAGAAGCCGATAAAGAAAAAATAAAACAGTTTAAGGACGATGATAACCCTATGCTAGTATATTTCACTTTAAAAGAGTTTTAA
- a CDS encoding 6-bladed beta-propeller — translation MRKKYLYIVGFVGLIACKQQTEGNAPTITMNPEEKITLLEEAATDIQLIRLEIPKGVLFGEISALKSKDDKLFLCDENQTKSITMFNAQGKYLGQLRQQGQGPKEYHNISAFAISPDAKQMTVYQRPLGFVSYSVPNFEHIATTAYQKYLLNFEYLSTNELLTVSDENITNNKYVGLERLNLSSLQATPIEGITNDAASIELSYPNTMVGRNDFTLYASPNEFTRLYKITDKQTDLLAKVDFGKYNIPENNWKKAEASDFEESFASGIRATWVQNITYNHPKMAFYYIFKTPELKNVAVCNLQTNEVKDYGVLRLSKTSKAVPYPVGTYNDYYVSVIFSEDIDMIFPEDTDVNSLNGWQRKLYEAKDTEEVFLLMYKLL, via the coding sequence ATGAGGAAGAAATACTTGTACATTGTAGGATTTGTAGGGCTTATAGCCTGCAAGCAGCAAACGGAAGGTAACGCTCCTACTATAACTATGAACCCTGAAGAGAAAATAACTCTTTTGGAGGAAGCTGCTACTGATATACAATTAATCAGGTTGGAAATACCTAAGGGGGTATTGTTTGGTGAAATTTCGGCATTGAAGAGCAAGGATGATAAGCTCTTTTTGTGTGATGAAAACCAGACGAAGAGTATTACAATGTTCAATGCACAAGGGAAGTATTTGGGACAGCTACGCCAGCAAGGGCAGGGTCCTAAAGAGTATCATAACATTAGTGCTTTTGCTATTAGCCCTGATGCTAAGCAAATGACAGTGTACCAACGCCCTTTGGGCTTTGTAAGCTATTCGGTACCTAATTTTGAGCATATAGCTACTACTGCTTATCAGAAGTACTTACTAAACTTTGAGTATTTAAGCACTAATGAGTTACTAACAGTAAGTGATGAGAATATTACCAATAATAAGTATGTGGGATTAGAACGATTGAACCTTTCATCATTGCAAGCTACCCCTATAGAAGGGATTACTAATGATGCTGCAAGTATTGAACTATCGTACCCTAATACTATGGTAGGCAGGAATGATTTTACTCTTTACGCTTCGCCTAATGAGTTTACACGTCTTTACAAAATTACTGACAAGCAAACGGACTTATTGGCTAAGGTAGATTTTGGCAAGTACAATATTCCTGAAAATAACTGGAAAAAGGCTGAAGCAAGTGATTTTGAGGAGAGTTTTGCAAGTGGTATTAGGGCTACTTGGGTGCAGAATATTACTTATAATCATCCAAAAATGGCATTTTACTATATATTTAAAACGCCTGAACTGAAGAATGTGGCTGTATGTAACTTACAAACAAATGAAGTGAAAGATTACGGTGTATTGCGCCTTTCTAAAACAAGTAAAGCGGTGCCTTACCCTGTAGGTACTTACAATGATTACTATGTATCGGTTATTTTTTCGGAAGATATTGATATGATTTTTCCTGAGGATACTGATGTAAATAGCCTTAATGGCTGGCAACGGAAGCTATATGAGGCTAAAGATACTGAAGAGGTTTTTTTGTTAATGTATAAATTACTATAA
- a CDS encoding carboxypeptidase-like regulatory domain-containing protein, whose product MKLLCMLLLFPLVALSQVTFKGKVVDKNTKRPIAYAGIYYISNEDAVGTTTDANGNFTLTLTEDLYQKYRITATGYTDMLVDITYQQREGRYELTPQAEAAAPTVSADANAPIFSIGEKVDKSGLKTGKIDGFERNTRRAGWFDLRKLKGDIALKRIHLYISGEGDDEGELILRLMTHRSKKFSTGVNRIDNYYDLLLEPIVLKCKKGWNTYEIPPVKMPKKAIVFIIGQVDSNKLGKWYNEYKEPRVGVSLASYKKYVQSSVMYGSVNNMFYFSKYEDVPSESAAIVFDFQY is encoded by the coding sequence ATGAAATTATTATGTATGTTATTGTTATTCCCTTTGGTGGCTTTATCACAGGTTACTTTTAAGGGGAAAGTAGTGGATAAAAACACTAAACGCCCTATAGCTTATGCTGGTATTTATTACATAAGTAATGAAGATGCTGTGGGGACTACTACCGATGCCAATGGGAACTTTACCCTTACCCTTACGGAGGATTTGTACCAAAAATATCGTATTACTGCAACTGGCTATACGGATATGCTGGTAGATATTACGTACCAACAGCGAGAAGGGCGCTATGAGCTTACGCCACAAGCAGAAGCTGCTGCACCTACAGTGAGTGCTGATGCTAATGCGCCTATCTTTTCGATAGGAGAGAAGGTAGATAAATCGGGATTAAAGACAGGGAAAATTGATGGTTTTGAGAGAAATACCCGCCGTGCAGGATGGTTTGACCTGAGGAAGCTGAAGGGGGATATAGCCTTAAAGAGAATTCATCTTTACATATCGGGTGAGGGTGATGATGAGGGTGAACTTATTTTGCGCCTTATGACTCATAGAAGCAAAAAGTTTTCGACAGGGGTAAATAGAATTGATAATTATTACGACCTTCTGTTGGAGCCTATAGTATTAAAATGTAAAAAGGGCTGGAATACTTATGAGATACCGCCAGTGAAAATGCCTAAAAAGGCAATAGTATTTATCATAGGGCAGGTGGATAGTAACAAATTAGGGAAATGGTACAATGAGTACAAAGAACCTCGAGTAGGGGTGAGTTTGGCTTCATACAAAAAATATGTGCAAAGCAGTGTGATGTATGGTTCTGTTAATAATATGTTTTATTTTTCAAAGTACGAAGATGTTCCAAGCGAAAGTGCTGCAATAGTATTTGATTTTCAGTATTAA
- a CDS encoding 6-bladed beta-propeller, with protein MKKIINSLFVLFLVACQTGRMTGSLYVEEEIAALQLDDTQIITPETSQTKHLNLNPFLGEKKFDFGSVLKTVRLVPLETTNKSLLDNIRKIITTDEYIYILDAYKGCSVIIFTKDGKFVKRLSHGQGPGELQRLYDIDYDFQNNELVAYQHSFFLFFDKHGNYLRRQKLPIGFHSLAVTPKGYVMKAITGQGDIQMEDKQNYRLLFTEKNFKLNSVALPEHKKIRALSTYTYLYKVGDLVKITSEISDTIYQYNYKNNKLSAEFILDYDKKLPRKYIYGDTFDLFEKAIYNNDYYYCLGDYLETYNQNAFFVRNDFKNYLNIVYRDKKTGNMIGGSIARSEKGMAFIVFPVATFGNEFVSTFKPHSNDYDAFKDYPILSDADKEKAKHFKDDDNFVLVYFTLKEF; from the coding sequence ATGAAAAAAATTATTAATTCTCTATTTGTTTTATTTTTAGTAGCCTGCCAAACAGGAAGAATGACGGGGAGTCTGTATGTTGAAGAAGAAATAGCTGCATTACAGTTGGATGATACCCAAATCATAACTCCTGAAACCTCACAAACTAAACATCTTAATCTTAATCCTTTTTTAGGAGAAAAGAAATTTGATTTTGGTAGTGTGTTAAAAACGGTAAGGCTTGTGCCTTTAGAAACTACAAATAAAAGCCTATTAGATAATATCCGAAAAATAATTACTACTGATGAATATATTTATATATTGGATGCATATAAAGGATGTAGTGTTATTATCTTTACTAAAGATGGTAAATTTGTAAAACGCCTTTCGCATGGGCAAGGACCTGGTGAATTACAACGCCTTTATGATATTGATTATGATTTTCAAAATAATGAGCTTGTGGCGTACCAACATTCTTTTTTTCTTTTCTTTGATAAACATGGTAATTATCTCCGTCGCCAAAAATTGCCTATAGGGTTTCATAGCTTAGCAGTTACTCCAAAAGGCTATGTGATGAAAGCAATTACAGGACAAGGTGATATCCAAATGGAAGACAAACAAAATTACAGGTTACTATTTACAGAAAAGAATTTTAAATTGAATTCAGTAGCCTTACCTGAACATAAAAAGATACGAGCCTTATCCACATATACTTATCTTTATAAGGTAGGTGATTTGGTAAAGATAACTTCAGAGATATCAGATACTATTTATCAGTATAATTATAAGAATAATAAGCTATCAGCCGAATTTATATTAGATTACGATAAAAAATTACCTCGCAAATATATTTATGGCGACACATTTGATCTTTTTGAAAAAGCAATTTATAATAATGATTATTATTATTGCTTGGGTGATTATCTTGAAACTTACAATCAGAATGCTTTTTTTGTGAGAAATGATTTTAAAAACTATCTTAACATAGTTTATCGTGATAAGAAAACAGGCAATATGATAGGAGGTAGCATAGCTAGAAGTGAAAAGGGAATGGCCTTTATAGTTTTTCCTGTAGCTACTTTTGGTAATGAGTTTGTCAGTACTTTTAAACCTCATTCAAATGATTATGACGCTTTCAAAGATTATCCTATTCTTTCAGATGCTGATAAAGAGAAGGCCAAACACTTTAAAGATGATGATAACTTTGTATTAGTATATTTCACTTTAAAAGAGTTTTAA
- a CDS encoding BF3164 family lipoprotein — translation MKELFYLLLSMTISSCNISSKKEDFPKTLTLTGERWFIGDSLGKAFSIEMVGDKLLLHDEHTKTLFTAIDLKKPYQAYHFGTRGGGPDELMNPGAVIVEQNAFKVFDFGKMSFLKYDLDSVVAKKTNPKKLFQIEESYILSVIEIPPYYIASGFFPDKKRLLVLDAQGENVVTTGNYPVNKETYTNTPFQVLGLAYQSQICKEPNGNRFALATRYGGIIQFFEWNAAQKQAEEIHRIEYFSPEFATENIGGTPNFLPTKKTRWGYLSVTATDKYVFALYSGKIQSPENAFYAGNIVHIYDWEGKPISMLQLDYNVTSITIKENTLYALIDDKKIGNDVVMYNLRDL, via the coding sequence ATGAAAGAATTATTTTATTTACTTCTGTCTATGACTATAAGCAGTTGCAATATTTCTTCTAAAAAAGAAGACTTTCCTAAAACTTTAACGCTTACCGGTGAACGTTGGTTCATTGGAGATTCATTAGGAAAAGCCTTTTCAATAGAAATGGTAGGTGATAAACTGTTACTCCACGATGAGCATACAAAAACTCTTTTTACAGCTATCGACTTGAAAAAGCCTTACCAAGCATATCATTTTGGCACGCGAGGAGGAGGACCAGACGAACTAATGAATCCTGGAGCTGTCATTGTTGAACAAAATGCTTTTAAAGTATTTGATTTTGGCAAAATGAGTTTTTTGAAATATGACTTGGATAGTGTTGTTGCAAAAAAAACAAATCCAAAAAAACTTTTCCAAATAGAAGAAAGCTATATACTCTCGGTGATAGAAATACCTCCTTACTATATAGCAAGTGGTTTTTTCCCTGATAAAAAAAGACTTTTAGTATTGGATGCTCAAGGAGAAAATGTTGTAACTACAGGCAATTATCCTGTTAATAAAGAAACATATACAAATACACCTTTCCAAGTATTAGGATTGGCTTATCAATCCCAAATATGCAAGGAACCTAATGGCAATAGATTTGCTTTAGCTACACGTTATGGTGGCATTATACAGTTTTTTGAATGGAATGCTGCCCAAAAACAAGCAGAAGAAATACATCGTATAGAATATTTTTCTCCAGAATTTGCTACAGAAAATATAGGAGGAACCCCTAACTTTCTTCCTACTAAAAAAACACGTTGGGGGTACTTATCAGTAACAGCTACTGATAAGTATGTTTTTGCTCTGTATTCTGGAAAAATACAAAGTCCTGAGAATGCTTTTTATGCAGGAAATATAGTACACATATACGATTGGGAAGGCAAACCTATAAGTATGTTACAGTTAGATTATAATGTTACTTCAATCACAATAAAAGAGAATACTCTTTATGCTCTTATTGATGATAAGAAAATAGGTAATGATGTTGTAATGTATAATTTAAGAGATTTGTAA
- a CDS encoding 6-bladed beta-propeller, with protein MKKVINSLFVLFLVACQTGRVAGSHYTEEEIATLQLDDTQIITPETSQTKHLNLNPFLGEEKEFDFGSILKTVRLVPLETTNKSLLDNIRKIITTDEYIYILDEYKEGSIVMFTKDGKFVKRFSHGQGPGELQRLYDIDYDFQKNELVAYQHSFFLFFDKQGNYLRREKLPLGFYNLAVTPKGYVMKALTEQGDMQMGDKQNYRLLFTEKNFKLNSVALPEHKKIRAFSAYTYLHKVGDMLKITSDISDTIYQYNYKNNKLSAEFVLDYDKKLPRKYIYSDTFDVFNKAAFYNDYYYCMGDYLETYNQNAFFVRNEFKNYEGIVYRDKKTGNMIGGNIPVSYKGMAFIALPKATFGNEFVSFFKPFPKYYNAFKDYPILSDADKEKAKHFKDDDNPVLVYFTLKEF; from the coding sequence ATGAAAAAAGTTATTAATTCTCTATTTGTTTTATTTTTAGTAGCCTGCCAAACAGGAAGAGTGGCAGGGAGTCATTATACTGAGGAAGAAATAGCAACATTACAGTTGGATGATACCCAAATCATAACTCCTGAAACCTCACAAACTAAACATCTTAATCTTAATCCTTTTTTAGGAGAAGAAAAAGAATTTGATTTTGGTAGCATATTAAAAACGGTAAGGCTTGTACCTTTAGAAACTACAAATAAAAGCCTATTAGATAATATCCGAAAAATAATTACTACTGATGAATATATTTATATATTGGATGAATATAAAGAAGGTAGTATTGTTATGTTTACTAAAGATGGTAAATTTGTAAAACGCTTTTCGCACGGACAAGGACCTGGTGAATTACAACGTCTTTATGATATCGACTATGATTTTCAAAAAAATGAGCTTGTGGCGTACCAACATTCTTTTTTTCTTTTCTTTGATAAGCAAGGTAATTATCTCCGTCGGGAAAAATTGCCTTTGGGATTTTATAACTTAGCAGTTACTCCGAAAGGCTATGTGATGAAAGCACTTACAGAACAAGGTGATATGCAGATGGGAGACAAACAAAATTACAGATTACTATTTACAGAAAAGAATTTCAAACTGAATTCAGTAGCGTTACCTGAACATAAAAAGATACGAGCCTTTTCTGCATATACTTATCTTCATAAGGTAGGCGATATGCTAAAGATAACTTCAGACATATCAGATACTATTTATCAGTATAATTATAAGAATAATAAGCTATCAGCCGAATTTGTATTAGATTACGATAAAAAATTACCTCGTAAATATATTTATAGCGATACATTTGATGTTTTTAATAAAGCAGCTTTTTATAATGATTATTATTATTGTATGGGTGATTATCTTGAAACTTATAATCAGAATGCTTTTTTTGTGAGAAATGAATTTAAAAACTATGAAGGTATAGTTTATCGTGATAAGAAAACAGGTAATATGATAGGAGGTAATATCCCTGTAAGTTATAAGGGAATGGCCTTTATAGCCCTTCCTAAGGCTACTTTTGGCAATGAGTTTGTAAGTTTTTTTAAACCTTTTCCAAAATATTATAACGCTTTCAAAGATTATCCTATTCTTTCAGATGCTGATAAAGAGAAGGCTAAACACTTTAAAGATGATGATAACCCTGTACTAGTATATTTCACTTTAAAAGAGTTTTAA